The following proteins are co-located in the Methanomicrobiales archaeon genome:
- a CDS encoding replication factor C large subunit: MDWAEEYRPIRLQDVVGNGPALRQMVEWAQNWSPNSKPLLLYGKPGTGKTSSAHALAHDMGWDVVELNASDQRTKSAIEQIAGSSSVTRSLSGASRKLILLDEADDLHGTADRGGAKAILDLFKTTRQPVILIANDIYSVPAELKSRCDLIQFRAIQARSMLPRLKAIAIQKKVRCSDAALKEIAESAGGDMRAGINMLYAAAVGRDSIADCDIASSSKDARSSIFDLISSVFHGRRDADLIQQSREIDETPDVIEQWVEGNLEQLRDRGALGRAYRYLSRADELIGLTLRRQYYILWRYASAIMLFGTSLAAGGQGIHSRIQPPARWRRMGTSKRQKAVRGTLFRKIAERAHIPQGILRERYLTPLTLLIERSPEGFAASLDLDADELNFFLNDRTRAAAIVKGIAGTTRAGERAKAPEKQKEEKKAPAKSQSSLFDGF; this comes from the coding sequence GTGGACTGGGCTGAAGAGTACCGCCCGATTCGGCTGCAGGACGTCGTTGGAAACGGGCCTGCACTGCGGCAGATGGTGGAATGGGCGCAGAACTGGAGCCCGAACAGCAAGCCGCTCCTCCTCTACGGCAAGCCCGGTACGGGCAAGACCTCGAGCGCCCATGCCCTGGCGCACGACATGGGCTGGGACGTGGTCGAGCTGAACGCCAGCGATCAGAGGACGAAGAGCGCAATCGAGCAGATCGCCGGCAGCTCCAGCGTGACGAGGAGTCTGAGCGGAGCGTCCCGCAAGCTGATCCTGCTCGACGAGGCCGATGACCTCCATGGCACTGCCGACCGCGGCGGGGCGAAGGCGATCCTGGATCTCTTCAAGACCACGCGTCAGCCCGTCATCCTCATCGCGAACGATATCTACTCGGTTCCCGCGGAGCTGAAATCCCGCTGCGATCTGATCCAGTTCCGCGCCATCCAGGCACGCTCCATGCTGCCCCGGCTCAAGGCGATCGCCATCCAGAAGAAGGTGCGGTGCTCGGATGCCGCCCTGAAGGAGATCGCCGAGAGCGCCGGCGGGGACATGCGGGCCGGTATCAACATGCTCTACGCCGCCGCCGTAGGGCGGGACAGCATCGCCGACTGCGATATCGCCAGTTCCAGCAAAGACGCGCGATCCTCCATCTTCGACCTCATCAGTTCCGTATTCCACGGGCGGAGGGATGCGGACCTGATCCAGCAGTCCCGCGAGATTGACGAGACGCCGGACGTGATCGAGCAATGGGTCGAGGGGAACCTGGAGCAGCTGCGCGATCGGGGCGCGCTCGGGCGCGCCTACCGATACCTCTCCCGTGCCGACGAGCTGATCGGGCTCACCCTGCGGCGGCAGTACTACATCCTGTGGCGGTACGCCAGCGCCATTATGCTCTTCGGGACGTCGCTTGCGGCGGGCGGACAGGGCATCCACTCGCGGATCCAGCCTCCTGCCCGCTGGAGAAGGATGGGCACTTCGAAGCGGCAGAAGGCAGTGCGGGGGACCCTGTTCAGGAAGATCGCAGAGCGGGCGCACATCCCGCAGGGCATCCTCCGCGAACGCTACCTCACCCCCCTGACGCTCCTGATCGAGAGGAGCCCCGAAGGGTTCGCCGCATCCCTGGACCTGGATGCGGACGAGCTGAACTTCTTCCTGAACGACAGGACGCGGGCAGCGGCGATCGTCAAGGGGATCGCCGGAACGACCCGCGCCGGGGAGAGGGCAAAGGCTCCCGAGAAGCAGAAAGAGGAGAAGAAGGCGCCGGCGAAGAGTCAGTCTTCCCTGTTCGACGGGTTCTGA